The Limnospira fusiformis SAG 85.79 genomic interval TCCACCGATTACGCTATCTTCCTGTTTTGTGTCTTCCTGATTTATTGGCTAACACCCTGGCGAAAAGGCAGATTAATCATACTATTAGCAGCCAGTTTAATATTTTATGCCTCCCTACAAATTCAATATATCCCCCTGCTGTTACTGTGCATTTTCTTTAACTTTGGTTTAGCCCTCTCTATCGGTGAGCCTTTAGAAGACTGGCAAATTGCCAATAGTTCCTTCAACCGTCGCCGCCTGATTTTATTGTGGATTGGAATTACCATCAACCTCCTACTATTACTAGGCTTTAAATATATTCCTTTTCTGCTCAATATCATTGGCGGCATCTTCAATAATAATCAGATTCAAGATGCAGCGGTTTGGGTAAGTTCCTATATTGTACCACCTTTAGGATTGAGTTTTTTCTGCTTTGAAATAATCGCCTATTTAATAGATGTATATAGAGGCGCACCCCCCACCAATTCTTTACTAGAATTTACCAGCTATAAATTCTTATTCCCCAAATTCATTGCCGGCCCAATTACCCGCTATCATCATCTCAAAAATCAATTCCAAACCCTGCAATTTCCCACACCAGAAAAAATCACAGATGGTTTATGGTTGCTGGCTATGGGCGCAGTCAAAAAAGGAATTTTTGCCGATCGCATTGGTATTTTCGTAGACCTAAGTTTTGAAAACTTACAACGGGCTGGAAGTGGCGACTTATGGCTGGCTACAGTGGCTTATGGTTTACAGCTTTATTTAGATTTTACCGGCTATGTAGACCTAGCCAGAGGTACAGCATTACTACTAGGATTAAACTTACCAGAAAATTTTGATGCTCCCTATTTTACCACCAGTATCGCCGATTTTTGGCGACGATGGCATATCACCCTAGGGGACTGGCTGCGAAATTATCTATATTTTCCCCTAGGAGGGTCAAGGGTGGGACTCACGCGCACCTGTCTCAACTTACTAATTGTCATGTTAATTGCGGGAATTTGGCACGGCGCAGCCTGGGGGTTTATTTTATGGGGGGTATTACACGGGGTAGCTTTAGTCATTCACCGACTGACAGACACCCTATCTAAACAGTTATCAATAGAGTGGATTTGGCTAACTTT includes:
- a CDS encoding MBOAT family O-acyltransferase codes for the protein MTFISTDYAIFLFCVFLIYWLTPWRKGRLIILLAASLIFYASLQIQYIPLLLLCIFFNFGLALSIGEPLEDWQIANSSFNRRRLILLWIGITINLLLLLGFKYIPFLLNIIGGIFNNNQIQDAAVWVSSYIVPPLGLSFFCFEIIAYLIDVYRGAPPTNSLLEFTSYKFLFPKFIAGPITRYHHLKNQFQTLQFPTPEKITDGLWLLAMGAVKKGIFADRIGIFVDLSFENLQRAGSGDLWLATVAYGLQLYLDFTGYVDLARGTALLLGLNLPENFDAPYFTTSIADFWRRWHITLGDWLRNYLYFPLGGSRVGLTRTCLNLLIVMLIAGIWHGAAWGFILWGVLHGVALVIHRLTDTLSKQLSIEWIWLTFPGIIISWFITQLMVFWTWIFFRLPDLKDSFWVVQNLWGTRADIQFAHLVYVEALGVERIDLARILVGVIIAMAIATAFRRGLKVQLNWPIKLILVPLCFFAVLLLAPEGGLPYIYFDF